In Pengzhenrongella sicca, a single genomic region encodes these proteins:
- a CDS encoding ABC transporter ATP-binding protein, which yields MRSILRILGSVRELWPYYAAIVACSLGVAVTGLLTPFIIKAATDYVVAATEGEATGISTVVWLAAALLAADLTNTLLTNVGGYLGDTMAAKLRAALSGRYFAKLLSLPQRYFDGELTGTVINRLSRSITETTSFLNMFANSFFQMVLTVVAVLAITAFYSWPMALLLAVVYPIFMWLTTITSARWQELEARKNHEFDVAGGRFAEVIGQIRVVKSFVQERLELSGFTARYDRTVRITRTQSRYWHTMDTSRRAALNVIFFGVFAILFAQTVRGVFTIGVMVLLIQLVNMARQPVFSMSFLVDSSQRAIAGSRDYFTVMGELAEADGLPEPADRPEGAGRAPVAIEFDGVSFGYPGGEDVLREVAFSIRAGEHVAFVGESGGGKTTLVSLLLRLYAPSVGTIRIGGTDVAGLPLEDVRADVGVVFQDPSLFSGTIRENIAYALPGASTEEIVAAATAANAHDFISRFARGYDSQIGERGLKLSGGQKQRIAVARAILKDAPVLVLDEATSSLDSKSERLVQEGLERLMTDRTTLIIAHRLSTISAVDRIVTLRDGRVDEIGTPAELAATTGIYAELLALQASATTKDRKRMHRYDIRS from the coding sequence GTGCGCAGCATTCTCCGGATCCTCGGCTCGGTCAGGGAGCTCTGGCCCTACTACGCGGCAATCGTCGCGTGCTCGCTCGGGGTCGCCGTCACCGGCCTGCTGACGCCGTTCATCATCAAGGCGGCGACCGACTACGTGGTCGCCGCGACGGAGGGTGAGGCGACCGGCATCTCGACGGTCGTCTGGTTGGCCGCCGCGCTGCTCGCCGCCGACCTCACGAACACGCTGCTCACCAACGTCGGCGGGTACCTCGGCGACACGATGGCGGCCAAGCTCCGGGCGGCGCTGTCGGGCCGCTACTTCGCCAAGCTGCTCTCGCTCCCGCAGCGGTACTTCGACGGCGAGCTCACCGGGACCGTCATCAACCGGCTCTCGCGCTCGATCACCGAGACCACCAGCTTCCTGAACATGTTCGCGAACTCGTTCTTCCAGATGGTGCTCACCGTGGTGGCGGTGCTCGCGATCACGGCCTTCTACTCGTGGCCGATGGCGCTCCTGCTCGCGGTCGTCTACCCGATCTTCATGTGGCTGACCACGATCACCAGCGCGCGGTGGCAGGAGCTCGAGGCGAGGAAGAACCACGAGTTCGACGTCGCGGGCGGGCGCTTCGCGGAGGTCATCGGGCAGATCCGCGTGGTCAAGAGCTTCGTCCAGGAGCGGCTCGAGCTCAGCGGGTTCACCGCCCGCTACGACCGGACGGTGCGGATCACGCGCACGCAGTCGCGCTACTGGCACACGATGGACACCTCGCGCCGCGCCGCGCTCAACGTCATCTTCTTCGGCGTCTTCGCGATCCTGTTCGCGCAGACCGTCCGGGGCGTCTTCACAATCGGCGTGATGGTGCTGCTCATCCAGCTCGTGAACATGGCCCGGCAGCCGGTGTTCTCGATGAGCTTCCTCGTCGACTCCTCGCAGCGCGCGATCGCCGGGAGCCGGGACTACTTCACCGTGATGGGCGAGCTCGCGGAGGCCGACGGCCTGCCCGAGCCCGCCGACCGGCCCGAGGGCGCCGGCCGCGCGCCGGTCGCGATCGAGTTCGACGGGGTGTCCTTCGGGTACCCCGGCGGCGAGGACGTGCTGCGCGAGGTCGCCTTCTCGATCCGCGCGGGCGAGCACGTCGCATTCGTGGGCGAGAGCGGCGGCGGCAAGACCACCCTGGTGAGCCTGCTGCTGCGCCTGTACGCGCCCAGCGTCGGCACTATCCGGATCGGCGGGACGGACGTCGCCGGGCTCCCGCTCGAGGACGTCCGCGCCGACGTCGGCGTCGTGTTCCAGGACCCGTCGCTGTTCTCGGGCACGATCCGCGAGAACATCGCGTACGCCCTGCCGGGCGCCTCGACCGAGGAGATCGTCGCCGCGGCCACGGCGGCGAACGCGCACGACTTCATCTCCCGGTTCGCCCGGGGCTACGACTCCCAGATCGGCGAGCGCGGGCTCAAGCTCTCCGGCGGGCAGAAGCAGCGCATCGCCGTCGCGCGCGCGATCCTCAAGGACGCGCCCGTCCTCGTCCTCGACGAGGCCACGAGCTCGCTCGACTCGAAGTCGGAGCGGCTCGTGCAGGAGGGCCTCGAGCGCCTGATGACCGACCGGACCACGCTCATCATTGCCCACCGCCTGTCGACGATCTCAGCCGTCGACCGCATCGTCACGCTGCGCGACGGGCGCGTCGACGAGATCGGCACCCCGGCGGAGCTCGCCGCGACGACCGGCATCTACGCCGAGCTCCTGGCCCTGCAGGCCTCAGCGACGACCAAGGACCGCAAGCGCATGCACCGGTACGACATCCGGTCCTAG
- a CDS encoding GPGG-motif small membrane protein gives MTTLLWILAVVLVIAGVAAILRKQLLWGIVLIVVGLLVGPGGTSIFTS, from the coding sequence ATGACAACGCTCCTGTGGATCCTCGCGGTCGTCCTCGTCATCGCCGGCGTCGCCGCGATCCTCCGCAAGCAGCTCCTGTGGGGCATCGTGCTCATCGTCGTCGGCCTCCTCGTCGGCCCGGGCGGCACCAGCATCTTCACGAGCTAG
- a CDS encoding NAD-dependent malic enzyme, with the protein MPTIVPSPPATASTERLLHDPLLARGTAFTPAERTALGLHGLIPPAVEDLQQQVDRAYVSFRAQNTDIRRHINVRALQDSNEVVFYELIRQHVGELLPIVYTPTVGEACERFSAIYRRPRGLFVSYLQRGHLREVLRNRPRRDVDVVVVTDGQRILGLGDQGIGGLGIPIGKLSLYTALGGIDPARTLPIVLDVGTDNADRLADPAYLGWRHHRVGGADYDAFVDEFVEAVRAELPDVLLQWEDFATEHALPLLERYRERLLTFNDDIQGTAAVVVAALTAACVATSSAVRDQRIVMVGAGSAGVGVCEQIVRTMIAQGDTDAQARARIQVVDAVGLLTDDRTDLSPAQRRLAQPAAAVRAWWPADGAPDLLAVVQHARPTALLGLSTAAGAFTEAVVRAMAGAARRPIIMPLSNPTSHSEADPQDLADWTGGAALVATGSPFPPMRTARGEVAVAQCNNIYVFPAIGLAAVAIGARRITDPMLTAAADAIARNATIHTDPRGAVLPALDRLADVAIDVAIAVATAAIADGSADPRSPEDIERLVRAARWLPGYPPLT; encoded by the coding sequence GTGCCCACCATTGTGCCCAGCCCGCCCGCTACAGCCAGCACCGAGCGGCTGCTGCACGATCCGCTGCTCGCCCGCGGCACCGCGTTCACGCCGGCCGAGCGCACCGCGCTGGGGCTGCACGGGCTGATCCCGCCGGCCGTTGAGGACCTGCAGCAGCAGGTCGACCGGGCCTACGTCTCGTTCCGCGCGCAGAACACCGACATCCGCCGGCACATCAACGTGCGCGCGCTGCAGGACAGCAACGAGGTCGTCTTCTACGAGCTCATCCGCCAGCACGTCGGCGAGCTCCTGCCGATCGTCTACACGCCGACGGTCGGCGAGGCGTGCGAACGGTTCAGCGCGATCTACCGCCGCCCGCGCGGGCTGTTCGTCTCCTACCTCCAGCGCGGGCACCTGCGCGAGGTGCTCCGCAACCGGCCGCGGCGCGACGTCGACGTCGTGGTCGTGACCGACGGTCAGCGCATCCTCGGCCTCGGCGACCAGGGCATCGGCGGGCTCGGCATCCCGATCGGCAAGCTCTCGCTCTACACGGCGCTGGGCGGGATCGACCCCGCGCGCACCCTGCCGATCGTGCTCGACGTCGGGACGGACAACGCCGACCGGCTCGCCGACCCGGCCTACCTCGGCTGGCGGCACCACCGCGTCGGCGGCGCCGACTACGACGCGTTCGTCGACGAGTTCGTCGAGGCGGTCCGCGCCGAGCTGCCCGACGTGCTGCTGCAGTGGGAGGACTTCGCGACCGAGCACGCGCTGCCGCTGCTCGAGCGGTACCGCGAGCGGCTGCTGACGTTCAACGACGACATCCAGGGCACCGCGGCGGTCGTGGTGGCGGCGCTCACGGCGGCGTGCGTGGCGACGTCGTCGGCGGTGCGCGACCAGCGGATCGTCATGGTCGGCGCCGGGTCCGCCGGCGTCGGGGTCTGCGAGCAGATCGTGCGGACGATGATCGCGCAGGGCGACACCGACGCGCAGGCCCGCGCCCGGATCCAGGTCGTCGACGCCGTCGGCCTGCTCACCGACGACCGCACCGACCTCAGCCCGGCCCAGCGGCGCCTCGCGCAGCCGGCGGCGGCGGTGCGCGCGTGGTGGCCGGCCGACGGCGCGCCCGACCTGCTCGCCGTCGTCCAGCACGCGCGTCCGACGGCGCTGCTAGGGCTGTCCACGGCGGCCGGCGCGTTCACCGAGGCCGTCGTCCGCGCGATGGCGGGGGCCGCGCGGCGGCCGATCATCATGCCGCTGTCCAACCCGACGAGCCACAGCGAGGCCGACCCGCAGGATCTCGCCGACTGGACCGGGGGTGCGGCGCTGGTCGCGACCGGTTCGCCGTTCCCACCGATGCGCACGGCTCGCGGCGAGGTCGCCGTCGCTCAGTGCAACAACATCTACGTCTTCCCGGCGATCGGCCTCGCCGCCGTCGCCATCGGCGCCCGCCGGATCACGGACCCGATGCTCACGGCCGCGGCCGATGCGATCGCGCGCAACGCGACGATCCACACCGACCCGCGCGGGGCGGTGCTGCCCGCGCTCGACCGGCTGGCCGACGTCGCGATCGACGTCGCGATCGCGGTCGCGACCGCGGCGATCGCGGACGGCTCGGCCGACCCGCGCTCGCCCGAGGACATCGAGCGCCTCGTCCGCGCCGCGCGCTGGCTCCCCGGCTACCCGCCCTTGACCTAG
- a CDS encoding nucleotide disphospho-sugar-binding domain-containing protein, which translates to MTLLIISPDYASHLFPLATLGSAWLDAGERVVVASGPATAGIVTAFGFERENLQLGRGSNPGVIRADEQPRGEDDALRGFFAATRLGMVETLRFQAQARGADLLWNPVGTARAVQRVVESVRPDHVIVDHLAFSARLALASAGVAHADVVLGHPTALTVGSEVYGYPPAWPTCFEPDGGDLAALASLCAGVRDSFTAQWNDALALLDPGAPASSDAFAESGDLLLLNYPGELHDDARTRLLPPHAFLGSAVRGEAPDPQVQAWLAESAQPVVYVSFGSFLSVRSDVLARVAHALRGLDVRVAVALGATSPDELGPIPASWLVRSFLPQVTLLDHAALAVTHAGNNSVTEALTAGVPMLALPFSTDQFAGAAALEAAGYAVALDPNAAGAPEIEAAATRLLSLEPEVRRRLAALSASLRADPGPARALGTMVAVA; encoded by the coding sequence GTGACCCTGCTCATCATCAGCCCCGACTACGCCTCGCACCTGTTCCCCCTCGCGACGCTCGGCTCGGCGTGGCTCGACGCGGGCGAGCGCGTGGTGGTCGCGTCGGGCCCGGCGACCGCCGGGATCGTCACGGCGTTCGGGTTCGAGCGCGAGAACCTGCAGCTGGGCCGGGGGTCCAACCCGGGCGTGATCCGGGCCGACGAGCAGCCGCGCGGCGAGGACGACGCGCTGCGGGGGTTCTTCGCCGCGACCCGGCTCGGGATGGTCGAGACGCTGCGGTTCCAGGCGCAGGCGCGGGGCGCCGACCTGCTCTGGAACCCGGTCGGCACCGCGCGCGCGGTGCAGCGCGTCGTCGAGTCGGTGCGGCCCGACCACGTGATCGTCGACCACCTCGCGTTCAGCGCTCGGCTCGCGCTGGCGAGCGCCGGCGTCGCGCACGCCGACGTCGTGCTCGGTCACCCGACGGCGCTCACGGTCGGTTCCGAGGTGTACGGCTACCCGCCCGCGTGGCCGACCTGCTTCGAGCCCGACGGCGGCGACCTCGCTGCGCTCGCCTCGCTGTGCGCGGGCGTGCGGGACTCGTTCACCGCGCAGTGGAACGACGCGCTCGCGCTGCTCGACCCCGGCGCGCCCGCGAGCTCCGACGCCTTCGCCGAGAGCGGCGACCTGCTCCTGCTCAACTACCCGGGCGAGCTGCACGACGACGCGCGCACCCGCCTGCTGCCGCCGCACGCCTTCCTGGGCTCGGCCGTGCGCGGCGAGGCCCCGGACCCGCAGGTGCAGGCGTGGCTCGCGGAGTCCGCCCAGCCCGTCGTGTACGTGAGCTTCGGGAGCTTCCTGTCGGTGCGGTCCGACGTGCTCGCGCGGGTGGCACACGCGCTGCGCGGGCTCGACGTCCGGGTCGCGGTCGCGCTCGGCGCGACGAGCCCCGACGAGCTCGGCCCGATCCCCGCGTCGTGGCTCGTGCGGAGCTTCCTGCCGCAGGTCACCCTGCTGGACCACGCGGCGCTCGCCGTCACGCACGCGGGCAACAACAGCGTGACCGAGGCGCTCACCGCGGGTGTGCCGATGCTGGCGCTGCCGTTCTCGACCGATCAGTTCGCCGGGGCGGCCGCGCTCGAGGCCGCGGGCTACGCCGTCGCGCTCGACCCGAATGCGGCGGGCGCGCCCGAAATCGAGGCTGCCGCGACCCGGCTGTTGTCCCTCGAACCCGAGGTCCGGCGTCGGCTCGCGGCGCTGAGCGCGTCCCTGCGCGCCGACCCCGGCCCGGCCCGCGCGCTCGGCACGATGGTCGCGGTGGCCTGA
- a CDS encoding glycosyltransferase → MGTDSALDAMRHAPSILAGIRAADALAVAATHDGGARAVRLLVDATRDPDDQLVAIGAVHALAQVVDPAADDALVALLRDRGFLAEHAAWALGARRPQVAAVSGLVRMAVGGGFGGMLAQRTLEQWAPLTPDHLVLALEGALLGVAEPAARARLVETLGLVPGRLAEQLLRRVADDDDEGRGARIAAVAALGDRSPSDATLALLTASAQGGDELADAARLALFDLTARPRLRAPWSRGATVAQLFLPADLDRELAHVGAGDNGGIATLLVRLGDALVATDEVERVVTISRGRHDGTLAGLLEVGSTLPGHAFATVPFVGPAPTAADAWPQRVAAQRGLRRVLRAAGPVDAIHLRMADVGSLAAAAVARELELPVVFTVAPDPHVALQALEDSGALTRATFGGADAAEHYWFKVRLVQRLAADAAHLVLFPRPDLERDLRTLVGLDLEAAPRRHSVVAEGIDLGVIERAGRTVAALPAAGDLALDSLDALLRTLPAERRTLPLAVTVGRLHRVKGMAALVAAWAADPDLRDRCNLLVVGGDLADPSEPERGELAAIESAVPLAGAPARGLLLAGHRPNSEVASWLAAARYGRPGLAAPHGAYVCASVKEEFGIALLEALAAGLPVVAPAGGGPATYVADGVTGFLVNTTDGAALAAGLRDALALAAGPSAQDGAGLALELVRRRFTIGAMARALAAVYRDVSAHSPADLALSLR, encoded by the coding sequence GTGGGGACAGACTCAGCGCTCGACGCGATGCGGCACGCGCCGTCGATCCTCGCAGGGATCCGCGCGGCCGACGCCCTCGCGGTCGCGGCGACGCACGACGGCGGGGCGCGCGCCGTCCGGCTGCTGGTCGACGCGACGCGGGACCCGGACGACCAGCTCGTGGCGATCGGCGCGGTGCACGCGCTCGCCCAGGTCGTGGACCCGGCCGCCGACGACGCGCTCGTCGCCCTGCTCCGCGACCGGGGCTTCCTCGCCGAGCACGCCGCCTGGGCCCTCGGCGCGCGCCGGCCGCAGGTCGCCGCCGTCTCCGGTCTCGTGCGGATGGCGGTCGGGGGCGGGTTCGGCGGCATGCTCGCGCAGCGCACGCTCGAACAGTGGGCGCCGCTGACGCCCGACCACCTCGTCCTCGCGCTCGAGGGCGCCCTGCTCGGCGTTGCCGAGCCGGCGGCCCGGGCCCGCCTCGTCGAGACCCTCGGCCTCGTCCCGGGCCGGCTCGCGGAGCAGCTCCTGCGGCGGGTGGCCGACGACGACGACGAGGGCCGGGGCGCCCGCATCGCGGCGGTCGCGGCGCTCGGCGACCGCAGCCCGAGCGACGCGACCCTCGCGCTGCTGACCGCGAGCGCGCAGGGCGGCGACGAGCTCGCCGACGCCGCGCGGCTCGCGCTCTTCGACCTCACCGCCCGCCCGCGCCTGCGCGCCCCCTGGAGCCGCGGCGCGACCGTCGCCCAGCTGTTCCTGCCGGCGGACCTCGACCGCGAGCTCGCCCACGTCGGCGCCGGCGACAACGGGGGCATCGCCACGCTGCTCGTGCGCCTCGGCGACGCCCTCGTCGCGACGGACGAGGTCGAACGGGTCGTGACCATCTCCCGGGGCCGGCACGACGGCACGCTCGCCGGGCTGCTCGAGGTGGGGTCGACCCTGCCGGGGCACGCCTTCGCGACGGTGCCCTTCGTCGGGCCGGCGCCCACGGCGGCCGACGCGTGGCCGCAGCGGGTCGCGGCCCAGCGCGGGCTGCGCCGGGTCCTGCGCGCCGCCGGACCGGTCGACGCGATCCACCTGCGGATGGCCGACGTCGGGTCGCTCGCGGCCGCGGCCGTCGCCCGTGAGCTCGAGCTCCCGGTCGTGTTCACCGTGGCGCCCGACCCGCACGTCGCGCTGCAGGCGCTCGAGGACTCCGGCGCGCTGACGCGGGCCACGTTCGGGGGGGCCGACGCGGCCGAGCACTACTGGTTCAAGGTCCGGCTCGTCCAGCGCCTCGCGGCGGACGCCGCGCACCTCGTCCTGTTCCCGCGCCCGGACCTCGAGCGCGACCTGCGCACGCTCGTCGGCCTCGACCTCGAGGCCGCCCCGCGGCGGCACTCCGTCGTCGCCGAGGGCATCGACCTGGGCGTGATCGAGCGGGCCGGCCGCACCGTCGCCGCGCTGCCGGCGGCCGGAGACCTCGCGCTCGACTCCCTCGACGCGCTGCTGCGCACGCTGCCCGCCGAGCGCCGGACCCTGCCGCTCGCGGTCACGGTCGGCCGGCTGCATCGCGTCAAGGGCATGGCCGCGCTGGTGGCCGCGTGGGCGGCGGACCCGGACCTGCGAGACCGGTGCAACCTGCTCGTCGTCGGCGGCGACCTGGCCGACCCGTCGGAGCCCGAGCGCGGCGAGCTCGCCGCGATCGAGTCCGCCGTGCCGCTCGCCGGCGCGCCCGCGCGCGGCCTGCTGCTCGCGGGGCACCGGCCCAACTCCGAGGTCGCGAGCTGGCTCGCCGCCGCGCGGTACGGCCGCCCGGGGCTCGCCGCGCCGCACGGCGCGTACGTCTGCGCGAGCGTCAAGGAGGAGTTCGGGATCGCGCTGCTCGAGGCGCTGGCGGCAGGGCTCCCCGTCGTCGCGCCCGCCGGCGGCGGCCCCGCGACGTACGTCGCCGACGGCGTCACGGGCTTCCTCGTGAACACCACCGACGGCGCCGCCCTCGCCGCCGGGCTGCGCGACGCGCTGGCGCTCGCGGCGGGCCCGAGCGCGCAGGACGGCGCCGGTCTCGCGCTCGAGCTCGTCCGACGCCGTTTCACGATCGGAGCGATGGCGCGAGCGCTCGCGGCCGTCTACCGCGACGTGAGCGCGCACTCGCCGGCCGACCTGGCGCTGAGCCTGCGGTGA
- a CDS encoding SDR family NAD(P)-dependent oxidoreductase → MPERIVVITGASDGIGAAAARQLSRAGDRVVIVGRNPAKTAAVAAELGADFLVADFARLEQVHALAATLRERYPRIDVLANNAGGIMGARADTVDGHELTFQVNHLAPFLLTTLLIDRLVASEARVITTSSTGNKLFGNLKIDDLDARSAYSPNSAYGNAKLANILFTRELDRRYGARGISAASFHPGVVATSFAAGSTSPMRFLYRTFLKRTLLSPDRGADTLVWLATAEPGTDWVRGEYYDRRKVAVANKQSYDAELATQLWERSAAMVERDGFPVPR, encoded by the coding sequence GTGCCCGAGCGAATCGTTGTCATCACCGGCGCGAGCGACGGGATCGGGGCCGCCGCCGCCCGCCAGCTGAGCCGCGCGGGCGACCGGGTCGTGATCGTGGGCCGCAACCCCGCCAAGACGGCCGCCGTCGCGGCCGAGCTCGGCGCCGACTTCCTCGTCGCCGACTTCGCCCGACTCGAGCAGGTGCACGCCCTCGCCGCCACCCTGCGCGAGCGGTACCCCCGCATCGACGTCCTGGCCAACAACGCGGGCGGGATCATGGGGGCCCGCGCCGACACCGTGGACGGCCACGAGCTGACGTTCCAGGTCAACCACCTCGCGCCGTTCCTGCTGACAACGCTGCTCATCGACCGGCTCGTCGCGAGCGAAGCGCGGGTCATCACGACCTCGAGCACCGGCAACAAGCTGTTCGGCAACCTCAAGATCGACGACCTCGACGCGCGCTCGGCCTACTCGCCCAACTCCGCCTACGGCAACGCGAAGCTCGCCAACATCCTGTTCACCCGCGAGCTCGACCGCCGCTACGGCGCACGTGGCATCTCGGCCGCCTCGTTCCACCCGGGCGTCGTCGCGACCAGCTTCGCGGCCGGCTCGACCAGCCCGATGCGCTTCCTGTACCGCACGTTCCTCAAGCGCACCCTGCTGTCCCCGGACCGTGGCGCCGACACCCTCGTCTGGCTCGCCACCGCCGAGCCCGGCACCGACTGGGTGCGCGGCGAGTACTACGACCGGCGCAAGGTCGCGGTCGCCAACAAGCAGTCCTACGACGCCGAGCTCGCGACCCAGCTGTGGGAGCGCAGCGCCGCGATGGTCGAACGCGACGGCTTCCCCGTCCCGCGCTGA
- a CDS encoding PadR family transcriptional regulator, whose amino-acid sequence MSEPHPPPAEPPWPSDWLRGVLELCVLRVLADGATYGYAIATRLADGGVGAVKGGTLYPLLIRLENAGLVRAQWRAGEGGPGRKYYELTAAGRAELGRSAGQWGRFTDTIGGVVAGFPDPGPHPSPTFPSPIPATEVAP is encoded by the coding sequence ATGTCCGAACCGCACCCGCCGCCCGCCGAGCCGCCCTGGCCCAGCGACTGGCTGCGCGGTGTGCTCGAGCTGTGCGTCCTGCGGGTGCTCGCCGACGGAGCGACGTATGGCTACGCGATCGCGACCCGGCTCGCGGACGGCGGCGTCGGCGCCGTGAAGGGCGGCACGCTGTACCCGCTGCTGATCCGGCTCGAGAACGCGGGGCTCGTGCGCGCGCAGTGGCGCGCGGGCGAGGGCGGGCCGGGCCGGAAGTACTACGAGCTCACCGCGGCCGGTCGGGCCGAGCTGGGTCGCAGCGCCGGCCAATGGGGCCGGTTCACCGACACGATCGGCGGCGTCGTCGCCGGCTTCCCGGACCCGGGACCCCATCCGAGCCCCACGTTCCCGAGCCCTATTCCAGCCACGGAGGTTGCACCATGA
- a CDS encoding helix-turn-helix domain-containing protein, which produces MSTLELERTATLDRTATDADAVAQLTAPEYPTEPLTARELLVLRYLSSDATLAEIAARLFVTRNTVKTQVRSVYRKLGVSSRSDALERAHGAGLR; this is translated from the coding sequence ATGAGCACGCTCGAGCTGGAACGTACCGCGACGCTGGACCGCACCGCGACGGACGCTGACGCGGTCGCGCAGCTGACGGCGCCGGAGTACCCGACGGAGCCGCTGACAGCCCGCGAGCTCCTCGTGCTGCGCTACCTGTCCAGCGACGCAACCCTCGCGGAGATCGCCGCGCGGCTGTTCGTCACCCGGAACACGGTCAAGACGCAGGTGCGCAGCGTCTACCGCAAGCTCGGGGTGTCGAGCCGCTCCGACGCGCTCGAGCGGGCGCACGGGGCTGGGCTGCGCTGA
- a CDS encoding NUDIX domain-containing protein has product MSAARTSAGLLLYRVRGGVVEVLIGHMGGPFWARKDARAWSIPKGELAPDEDPHAAAVREFTEEIGQPPPPGPGPDLALGTVRQRSGKSVLAWARAGDCDVTQLSSNTFDLEWPPHSGRVQAFPELDRAHWCPLPQARELVVAGQVELLDRLAAALAGPGAPVV; this is encoded by the coding sequence GTGAGCGCCGCGCGCACGAGCGCGGGGCTGCTGCTGTACCGGGTGCGCGGCGGCGTCGTCGAGGTGCTCATCGGGCACATGGGTGGGCCGTTCTGGGCGCGCAAGGACGCCCGCGCCTGGTCCATCCCGAAGGGCGAGCTCGCGCCCGACGAGGACCCGCACGCGGCCGCCGTGCGCGAGTTCACCGAGGAGATCGGCCAGCCGCCCCCGCCCGGGCCCGGCCCCGACCTCGCGCTCGGGACGGTGCGCCAGCGTTCGGGCAAGTCGGTGCTGGCCTGGGCGCGCGCGGGCGACTGCGACGTCACCCAGCTCTCGTCCAACACCTTCGACCTCGAGTGGCCGCCCCATTCCGGCCGGGTGCAGGCCTTCCCCGAGCTGGACCGCGCGCACTGGTGCCCGCTGCCGCAGGCGCGCGAGCTCGTCGTGGCGGGCCAGGTCGAGCTGCTGGACCGGCTCGCGGCGGCGCTCGCCGGGCCGGGCGCCCCGGTCGTCTAG